A region from the Vicia villosa cultivar HV-30 ecotype Madison, WI linkage group LG3, Vvil1.0, whole genome shotgun sequence genome encodes:
- the LOC131659035 gene encoding secreted RxLR effector protein 161-like, translated as MEEPVHTHWKALKRILRYIQGTVSLGMFYSKAEDYKLTGYSDSDCCGDIDDRKSTSGYVFFMGNTAFTWLSRKQPIVTLSTCEAEYVAASWCVCHAIWLRRLLCELEQKQENATIVQADNKSVIELAKNPANHERSKHIDVRFHFIREHVKNGSVELKHVASKDQAADIFTKQLSKELFDRGKMMLGLVDRRSI; from the coding sequence ATGGAAGAACCAGTTCACACACACTGGAAAGCTTTGAAGAGAATTCTTCGTTACATCCAAGGAACTGTGTCACTTGGAATGTTTTACTCAAAAGCAGAAGATTACAAGCTAACAGGTTACTCCGACAGCGATTGCTGTGGAGATATAGACGATCGAAAGAGTACATCAGgatatgtattttttatgggaaatacTGCCTTCACCTGGCTCTCAAGGAAGCAACCAATTGTGACACTGTCGACATGCGAAGCAGAATACGTGGCTGCATCCTGGTGTGTATGCCATGCTATATGGCTTAGAAGACTGTTGTGCGAATTAGAGCAGAAGCAGGAAAATGCAACGATAGTGCAAGCCGACAACAAATCGGTAATCGAACTGGCGAAGAATCCAGCGAATCATGAAAGAAGTAAACACATCGACGTACGTTTTCATTTCATTCGAGAACATGTGAAAAATGGAAGCGTCGAACTGAAGCATGTGGCAAGCAAGGATCAAGCTGcggatatttttacaaaacaatTGTCGAAGGAGCTATTCGACAGAGGCAAGATGATGTTGGGATTAGTGGATCGAAGGAGCATTTAA